The Thermodesulfatator atlanticus DSM 21156 sequence CTCTTTGGCAATGAGGCGTCCGGCCTCTTGCGCCTGCCTTATCCCTTCTGGGGTTAGTGGTTCTTCGGTGCGCCCGGTAAAGCGGTTTTCAAGGTTGGCCCTGGTCAGGCCGTGGCGCATAATAAAAATTCGCTCGTTCATTTGTCTTCTTATCGCATAAGAAAGCCCCTTTCTTTAACTCTGGAAAGGGGCTTTCATGAAATTTTTAGAAAACTTGGGAACGGATCCTATTGGCAAAGGCCTTATGCGGCAATCCCTTCTCTTCTGGCTATTTCAACTAACTTGGCAATGCGATCTTCAATGGGCGGGTGAGTTGAAAACAGCTTATAGAGCGAGGAACCAGACAACGGATTAACAATAAACATCTGGGCCTGCGCAGGGTTTACCTGCATGGGAATTCTTTTGTTCCACTGGTCTAATTTTTCCAAGGCCCTTGCCAGCGAAAGCGGGCAGCGGCAAATCTTGGCCCCGGTAGCATCGGCAAGATACTCACGGCTACGGCTCACCGCCATCTGGATAATCATGGCTGCAAGGGGCGCAAGGATGATCATCAGAAAAATCCCCACGTAGCCCAAAATACCGTTGTCTTCGTCATCGCTTGAAAAACCGCCGAAAAGAAGGGACCAGGAGGCCATGTCGGCAAGGTATGCAATGGCACCAGCAAGCACCGCCGCGATGCTTGAGATAAGAATATCGCGGTTTTTGATGTGGGCGATCTCGTGGGCCAAAACACCTTCCAGTTCATCGCGATTGAGAATGCGCATTATCCCTGCGGTAACTGCCACTGCGGCGTGCTCAGGGTCTCTTCCCGTGGCAAAGGCGTTTGGGGTTTCGGTAGGGATGATATAAACCCTGGGCTTAGGGATCCCTGCTTGTGCGGCAAGCTTGGCCACTAATTGATGCAACTCAGGGGCCTCTGACGGGGAAACCGGCCTTGCGCCAGACATTTTTAAGGCCAGCTTGTCAGAATACCAGTAGGCAAAAAAGTTCATAACCCCTGCCAGCACAAGCGCGAAAATGGCTCCAACCTTGCCGCCGATAAGCTGGCCGCAAATTACAAAAAGGGCTGTTAAGGCTGCCAGCAGCATAAATGTTTTAAGCGTGTTATACACGGCTCACCCTCCTTTTTTGGAAAGTTTTTTCATATTTGTTTAATAAAATTAAAGTGAAATGGCTTTTATTTCAAGATTTTTGAAGAAAAAACATGAAATGGATGATACTCATGAGGTATAGGGCCGCTGTCTCTGCACGCAAGATGTATTGGCCAAGGCATGTAGGGATAAAACCTTTTTCACACAAAAATGCGGCTTCTTTTTCAGAAAAGCCCCCTTCAGGTCCGGTTAAAACCAAGATTTTTTTAAATGCAGAGGAGGCTTTCAGAATTTCTTTGGGATTTTTTTCTCTTTCTTTTTCATAGGCAAAGATTTTAAGGTCTGCATCCATTTCTGCTACCTGAGCAAGGCTTTGAGGAGTGTTTATTTTAAGAGGCCAGAGCCTGCGGCATTGTTTAAGGCTTTGTAAGGCACGCTTTTCAAGCTTTTTTACAAGGTTTTCTTTGGGTTTTGCCACGGTCCTTTCGGTAATTACAGGGACTATCTCTGTTACCGAAAGCTCAACTGCCTTTTCTACCAGGAAAGAAAGCCAGTCTTTTTTAAGCAGGGGCACAAGAAAGATAACTTGAGGAAACAAAGGATCTTCCCGGCGCAAAAGTGTTAAGGCTTTAACCAAGGTTCCTTTTTTTGTTATTTTAAGGATCTCTCCCATGAATTCCTGGCCAGCAAGGTCAAGCAAGATGATTTTATCTCCTGCCTTTAAGCGCAGGACGTCTTTTAAGTGATGGCTTTCCTCAGCGCTTAGCAAGTAGGGCTTACTGAGGGTAATCCCCGGAGCAAGGAACCTGGTTAGGCTTTGCGCAGGGCAAGCATTGTCCATTCTTCAAATTCGCGGTCTATTTTTTCGGTATAAATTTCAAGTCCTAGGGCTTGGTATTTTTCTTTTAATTCCGGGGCTTGTTCTTTTAAAAAGCCAGAGAGCAGTAAAAAGCCTTCTTTGTTCAAAAGTTCAGCCAGTTTTTTCGCCATAAGGCCAAGCTCGTAGGCAGAGATGTTGGCACAAATAACGTCAAAGCCAGACATAATTTCCCAAAGAGGGGTGGTTGAGACAAAGACCTTGTCATGGAGATGATTCCTAAGGACGTTTTCCCGGGCAACTTCAGCGGCTTCAGGGTCAATATCAATGGCAATGATTTCCTTTGCACCTAACTTAGCCGCAGCGATCGCAAGGATTCCAGTGCCTGTGCCTACGTCTAAAACACTGGGTGCTATGCCTTTAGGGGTAAATTCGTTTTCAAAAATTTCTTCGAGGGTTTCAAGGATAAGGGCGGTGGAAGGGTGATGACCGGTGCCAAAGGCACGCCCCGGATCAATCTCAATGACGATTTCCTCAGGACGGGGGACATAGACCTCCCAGGAGGGTTTTATCACGAGTCGTTTTCCAACTTTAATGGGCTTGAAATAGGCCTGCCAGGCGGTTTCCCATTCTTCTTCTGGCAAGGGCTTGTGCTCCAGCTTGAAATCGTGCCCGGGAAAGATCTCTGCCAGGGAATCAAGATAGGCGTAAATTTTCTTGATAAGTCCGGTTTCAGCTTGTTCAGGGGCCAGGTATCCGGTTACTTTAACCAAAGGTCCGCCTTCAGGGTGTGGTTCAACGTCTTCTAGCTTTACTCCGTGGCCTGTGGTTTCAACCAAAAACGTGCTCAGGGCATCCGCGGCTTCATAGGGCACCAGTACGGATATCTCAAGCCAAATTCGTTCTTTTTTAGCATTCATGCCTGAAAAGTAAGCACAAAACTCTTGCTTTTCAAAGCATTTTTTGGCATCATCTTCCCATGCCGCTAAAAAAGGGTTTTTATTTGCACAACCCCAAGGAAAAAAATGATTTTAGCATCGCAAAGGACAAAATTCTCTACGGGGCCCTTCTTTTTTTTGTTTTTATTTCCGCGGTTTTTTTCTATCAAAACTTAAAACTCCGTGCGGAAATTAGTTCGTTAAACCAAGAAATTAGCTCTTTGCACCGCGAAGTAGCTTCCCTTAAACAGGAAGCAACCTCCTTGAGGCTTAAGAACCAGGAACTTCAGTCCCAGATCGACCAGCTTGAAAAAGAAAAAGAAGAACTGCTTGATAAGGCCGTTGGGACCCTTAAAAAGCACAATACTTATGTCAAAAAAGTAATTCGGCAACTTGGGCTTTCGCGCTATTTTAAAACCCCAAAAGGCCCTGTGGGTGGGCCTTACCTTGCCCCGCACCAGGAATACGAACTCCTTGTTTCTCAAATAAGCGAAATCCTTACCAAGTTAGACAATATCCCCATTGGCAAACCTGCCCGGGGCTATATTTCTTCTTACTACGGCTATCGACGTGATCCTTTTACAGGCAAACGCGCCTTTCATAGTGGCATAGATATCGTTGCCCGCTATGGCTCCCCGGTGCGCGCTACGGCAGACGGAGTGGTTTATCGCGTAGGATACGCAAGGGCCCTAGGGCGTTATGTTAAGATTCGGCACAAGCACGGCTTTATGACGGTTTACGGGCATCTGCGCAAATATGTAGTTAAGCGTGGTGAACGCGTAAAAAAAGGCGACATTATTGGCTATGTGGGGAATACCGGCCGCAGTACCGGCCCTCATGTGCATTACGAAATAAGGCGCTGGGGAAGATCTCTTAATCCCCTTCGTTTTATCCGCGCCGAAAGAAAGCTTGCCAAAATTGCCTCCAAAGTAAAATCAAACAATAGCTAGTGGGACCTTTGCAGAATCGAAGCCGTTCCCCCTTTTTCGGATCTGCTTTCTTGCACGCCTGAACTCACGCGATAACAATTACTTAGTGCGATTTATAGTCAGCCCCCGAGGGATCCGTTCCCATTTTTTCGCTGCGAAAAATGGGAACGATTGCTAGGTGTCATTGCCAGGCGACTTGTACGCCTGCGCGATCCCATGGGATCTAGATTGCTTCGCCAGCAATGCCAATGTTCAAGTCGCCTGTTTTACCTGGTAATAATATATTTTTAGCTGATTTCGGGAGGAGCGTAGGATGATTGAGGCCCGGGGTCTTACCATGAAATACGGCTCTTTTCTTGCGGTGGAAGGTGTTTCTTTTGCTGTTCCAGAAGGAAAGATCATGGGGCTTTTAGGGCCAAATGGCGCCGGAAAAACAACCATCCTTAAAATGCTTGCTACTCAACTAGTCCCCACTTCTGGCACCGCAAGAATTGCAGGCTTTGATGTTGTTTCAAGCCCCGGCAAAGTGCGCGAAAATTTGGGTTTTTTGCCTGAAAACACGCCCCTTTATGAGAATATGGAAGTGGGGGAGTATCTTGGGTTTGTGGCGGAAGCCCGCCTTCCTGATAAGGCTTTTGCACGCAGGCAGCTTGAGTGGGTGGCGGAAAGCTTTAACCTTGCCAGAGTCTGGTTCTCCCCGATTAGCCAGCTCTCAAAGGGGTATCGCCAGCGTGTGGGGCTTGCCCAGGCGGTTATGCATGACCCGCCCTGTCTTATCCTTGATGAGCCAACCTCAGGGCTTGATCCTTTGCAAATCCTTGAGATGCGAAACTTTATCAAAGAACTTGCCAGGAAAAAGGCCATTGTCTTTTCAACGCACATCTTGCCAGAAGTTGAGGCCATTTCTGATTTTGTCTGCATCATAAGCCAGGGCAAACAGGTGGCCCTTGGTGAGATCTCGCAGCTCAAAAAGCTTGTTTCTCAAGAAATCGTCTGGCGTCTAAAAGTTAACAAGCGCTTAAATAGTTTGGCAGGGATCTCAGGGCTTACCATCAAACACGAAAAAAAAGAAAAAGAAGGCTTCAGTTATCTTCTTTCTGCCAAGAACCCTCTTGAGGAAAGGATTGTCAAGGCTATCTGCCATGAAGAGGCAACAATCCTTTTCTTCGGTAGAGAAAGCGAAACCCTGGAACACATTTTCCTTGAATTGGTAGCGCGCAAGGCCAAGGAGGGCGAGCATGAAAGCCTTTAAGGCCCTTTTTAAAAAGGAGCTTTTTTCTTATTTTAACGCCCCCATTGCCTATGTTTTTGCAGTGGTGTTCCTGCTGGTGGTAAACGGCCTTTTTATGAGCACTTTTTTCCTCTACGGCCTTTGCGATATGCGGGGTTTTTTTCAGATTCTGCCGCTTGCGCTTTTAGTTTTTGTGCCAGCCCTTACCATGCGGCTTTGGGCTGAAGAAAGAAAAGCAGAGACCCTTACCCTTCTTTATACGCTTCCTTCTTCTGGTTTTATGATGGTTTTGGCCAAAACGTGTGCGGCACTTCTTTTTCTATGGGCTGTTTTGGTGGGGACTTTCGTTATCCCTGCGATGCTTGCTTATTTCGGTGAGCCTGATTTTGGGCCGATCATTAGCGGTTACTTAGGGGTATTTTTGCTCACGATTTTTCTGGTTTGCCTGGGGCAGGCACTTTCTGCCTTTTTTGTGGACCAAATCGTTGCCTTTATCCTTGCACTCTCAGTTAGTTTTTCTGCCTATCTTTTAGGGACCAATCTTTTTGCGTCTTCTCTTGATAGCTGGCTCCCTGGCGTGGGAAGCTTTTTGCGTGAGGCCTGGGGGATCCTTCCTCATTTTTCTCCTTTTGCCAAAGGAGTTATTCCCCTTGCTGATGTGATCTTTTTCTTAAGTTTTGCCCTGGTGTTTTTTATTATCAACGTATTTACGATAAATGGTTTTTTGCGCCATTTTAACCGTAAGAACTTTTGGCTTGGTTCAGGGTGCCTGCTCTGTGGGGTTCTTCTTTTGAATGCCTCTTTGGCAAAGTTTAATCTTCCGCGCTTTGATCTTACCGAAGGGAAGATCTACACGGTTTCTCCTGCAGCGCGAAAAGTCCTTGCGCGCTTGAAGGTGCCTATCAAGGTGACTTATTATGTTTCAAGCCGTGATGAGCTTCCCGCTCCCATGAAAAATATCGCCCGGGACGTAGAAGATATTTTAGCGGAATTTGCCGCCCTTTCTCCCTTTTTTAAATACCAGATCGTAACACCGAAAGATCCTTCCCTGGTTGCCAAGCTCAAACAAAAGGGCATTGAACCTTTTGCCGTGCAAACCATAGAAAAAGACGAGGTCACGGTAAAAAGGATCTATAGCGCCATTAGCATCTCCTATCTTGATAAACGTGAGGAGATAATTCCGCAGGTGGTGCCAGAGACGCTTCGCACCCTTGAGTATGAGATTATTTCGCGCATCTATCATTTAACCATTGCCAAAAAACCTGTGGTAGCCCTTTACACGCCGCCAGCTCCTTCAAGTATGTTCCTGGGCGCTCAGGACGAATTTCAATTTTTAAGGCAAGTTCTTGAGTCTGTCGGGCTTGAAATTAAAGAAATTTCCCTTACCAAAGAAAGCCCTATTCCCGAAGACGCATCTTTACTTTTTGTTCTTGCTCCGCGGGATTTAAACGAACGCCAGCTATTTGAAATAGAAAAGTTTCTACGTGAGGGAAAACCCGTTATCATCGCGGCCCAAGGCTTTAAATACTCTTATAACCTCGGGGACGATGGTGAAATCGTAGCCTTTGCCATTAAACAGCCGCTAAAAATAAACGCACTGCTCAAAAATTACGGAGTAGAGATTG is a genomic window containing:
- a CDS encoding M23 family metallopeptidase translates to MPLKKGFYLHNPKEKNDFSIAKDKILYGALLFFVFISAVFFYQNLKLRAEISSLNQEISSLHREVASLKQEATSLRLKNQELQSQIDQLEKEKEELLDKAVGTLKKHNTYVKKVIRQLGLSRYFKTPKGPVGGPYLAPHQEYELLVSQISEILTKLDNIPIGKPARGYISSYYGYRRDPFTGKRAFHSGIDIVARYGSPVRATADGVVYRVGYARALGRYVKIRHKHGFMTVYGHLRKYVVKRGERVKKGDIIGYVGNTGRSTGPHVHYEIRRWGRSLNPLRFIRAERKLAKIASKVKSNNS
- a CDS encoding RsmE family RNA methyltransferase, giving the protein MDNACPAQSLTRFLAPGITLSKPYLLSAEESHHLKDVLRLKAGDKIILLDLAGQEFMGEILKITKKGTLVKALTLLRREDPLFPQVIFLVPLLKKDWLSFLVEKAVELSVTEIVPVITERTVAKPKENLVKKLEKRALQSLKQCRRLWPLKINTPQSLAQVAEMDADLKIFAYEKEREKNPKEILKASSAFKKILVLTGPEGGFSEKEAAFLCEKGFIPTCLGQYILRAETAALYLMSIIHFMFFLQKS
- a CDS encoding Gldg family protein, which gives rise to MKAFKALFKKELFSYFNAPIAYVFAVVFLLVVNGLFMSTFFLYGLCDMRGFFQILPLALLVFVPALTMRLWAEERKAETLTLLYTLPSSGFMMVLAKTCAALLFLWAVLVGTFVIPAMLAYFGEPDFGPIISGYLGVFLLTIFLVCLGQALSAFFVDQIVAFILALSVSFSAYLLGTNLFASSLDSWLPGVGSFLREAWGILPHFSPFAKGVIPLADVIFFLSFALVFFIINVFTINGFLRHFNRKNFWLGSGCLLCGVLLLNASLAKFNLPRFDLTEGKIYTVSPAARKVLARLKVPIKVTYYVSSRDELPAPMKNIARDVEDILAEFAALSPFFKYQIVTPKDPSLVAKLKQKGIEPFAVQTIEKDEVTVKRIYSAISISYLDKREEIIPQVVPETLRTLEYEIISRIYHLTIAKKPVVALYTPPAPSSMFLGAQDEFQFLRQVLESVGLEIKEISLTKESPIPEDASLLFVLAPRDLNERQLFEIEKFLREGKPVIIAAQGFKYSYNLGDDGEIVAFAIKQPLKINALLKNYGVEIDERELFDEQSATLALSMPRRIGMFTAVVQQPVRFPMQIKVLPPQMNQHLSVTSNLSGLLYLWGSALKINEQKLKENKLELLYLFRSSPQSWLRPYSGSVLRPEDLAPGKDDEKGPFMLAALIKGVFPLSFKEVPPWPGEKKENTKQVKNTRAKTATLALIGSSEMFADTAIQAMGNAIFLANLAESLTLGEDLLYIRAKTQVQRYLPEVSDAQKLAARVIVLFVPPALWVSFGLIYAWRRRTRRGKFLRRSAR
- the prmA gene encoding 50S ribosomal protein L11 methyltransferase; protein product: MNAKKERIWLEISVLVPYEAADALSTFLVETTGHGVKLEDVEPHPEGGPLVKVTGYLAPEQAETGLIKKIYAYLDSLAEIFPGHDFKLEHKPLPEEEWETAWQAYFKPIKVGKRLVIKPSWEVYVPRPEEIVIEIDPGRAFGTGHHPSTALILETLEEIFENEFTPKGIAPSVLDVGTGTGILAIAAAKLGAKEIIAIDIDPEAAEVARENVLRNHLHDKVFVSTTPLWEIMSGFDVICANISAYELGLMAKKLAELLNKEGFLLLSGFLKEQAPELKEKYQALGLEIYTEKIDREFEEWTMLALRKA
- a CDS encoding ABC transporter ATP-binding protein produces the protein MIEARGLTMKYGSFLAVEGVSFAVPEGKIMGLLGPNGAGKTTILKMLATQLVPTSGTARIAGFDVVSSPGKVRENLGFLPENTPLYENMEVGEYLGFVAEARLPDKAFARRQLEWVAESFNLARVWFSPISQLSKGYRQRVGLAQAVMHDPPCLILDEPTSGLDPLQILEMRNFIKELARKKAIVFSTHILPEVEAISDFVCIISQGKQVALGEISQLKKLVSQEIVWRLKVNKRLNSLAGISGLTIKHEKKEKEGFSYLLSAKNPLEERIVKAICHEEATILFFGRESETLEHIFLELVARKAKEGEHESL
- the htpX gene encoding zinc metalloprotease HtpX, whose amino-acid sequence is MYNTLKTFMLLAALTALFVICGQLIGGKVGAIFALVLAGVMNFFAYWYSDKLALKMSGARPVSPSEAPELHQLVAKLAAQAGIPKPRVYIIPTETPNAFATGRDPEHAAVAVTAGIMRILNRDELEGVLAHEIAHIKNRDILISSIAAVLAGAIAYLADMASWSLLFGGFSSDDEDNGILGYVGIFLMIILAPLAAMIIQMAVSRSREYLADATGAKICRCPLSLARALEKLDQWNKRIPMQVNPAQAQMFIVNPLSGSSLYKLFSTHPPIEDRIAKLVEIARREGIAA